In one window of Electrophorus electricus isolate fEleEle1 chromosome 15, fEleEle1.pri, whole genome shotgun sequence DNA:
- the lipt2 gene encoding putative lipoyltransferase 2, mitochondrial, with the protein MSLGKTSVNVVNLGRIAYCNGLKIQEHYVRKHFDSSCQTPNTLLLCNHYPVYTIGIRRAHYPVEEEQRLKQLGADFFRTNRGGLITFHGPGQLVCYPILNLGYFKKSLRWYVCELERTVIKMCSKFGIKASTSPDTGVWVGNNKICAIGIHCGRYVTSHGLALNCNTDLSWFDNIVPCGIMGKGVTSLSQELGRDVTIEEATQVLLEAFSDHFNCTLTTAESSCDQAEQSLN; encoded by the exons ATGTCACTGGGAAAGACTTCAGTCAACGTTGTGAATTTGGGGAGGATTGCTTACTGCAATGGTCTGAAGATACAGGAGCACTATGTCAGGAAGCATTTTGATTCTTCATGCCAAACTCCAAACACTTTGCTACTCTGCAACCACTATCCTGTTTACACCATTGGCATCAGGCGAGCACACTACCCAGTTGAGGAGGAACAGAGATTGAAACAACTTGGTGCAGACTTTTTCCGCACAAATCGAGGAGGCCTAATAACTTTTCATGGGCCAGGGCAATTGGTCTGTTATCCTATCCTCAACCTGGGCTACTTTAAGAAGAGCCTGAGGTGGTATGTGTGCGAGCTGGAAAGGACTGTGATTAAGATGTGTAGCAAATTTGGGATCAAAGCGTCCACCTCTCCAGACACAGGTGTATGGGTTGGAAACAACAAGATATGTGCAATTG GCATCCATTGCGGTAGATATGTAACCTCACATGGATTGGCCCTGAACTGCAACACCGATTTGAGTTGGTTTGACAACATTGTCCCCTGTGGGATCATGGGGAAAGGAGTGACCTCTCTTAGTCAAGAGCTTGGCCGGGATGTCACAATAGAAGAGGCTACTCAAGTATTACTAGAGGCTTTCAGTGACCATTTCAACTGCACCCTGACAACTGCTGAAAGCTCATGTGACCAGGCAGAACAGAGTCtgaattaa